One segment of Roseofilum casamattae BLCC-M143 DNA contains the following:
- the fabG gene encoding 3-oxoacyl-[acyl-carrier-protein] reductase, which produces MGNQLSDRTAIVTGASRGIGREIALALASEGAKVVVNYASSSAAAKEVVSKITEMGGEAIAIAADVSQADAVDTLVKSTMEQWGQIDVLVNNAGITKDNLLLRMKPADWQAVIDLNLTGVFLCTRAVSKIMLKQRSGRIINIASVSGQMGNPGQANYSAAKAGVIGFTKTVAKEIASRGVTANAVAPGFISTDMTKDLDATDILKFIPLGRYGQPEEVAGMVRFLAADPAAAYITGQVFNVDGGMVMA; this is translated from the coding sequence ATGGGAAATCAACTGAGCGATCGCACCGCTATAGTGACCGGAGCTTCCCGAGGCATCGGTCGGGAAATTGCCCTTGCTTTAGCCAGCGAAGGGGCAAAAGTTGTCGTGAACTATGCTAGCTCTAGCGCCGCCGCCAAAGAAGTCGTAAGTAAAATTACAGAAATGGGAGGAGAAGCGATCGCCATTGCGGCCGATGTCTCGCAAGCGGATGCCGTCGATACTCTGGTCAAATCAACTATGGAGCAATGGGGCCAAATCGATGTACTCGTCAATAATGCCGGTATTACCAAAGACAACTTGTTGCTGCGCATGAAACCGGCAGACTGGCAAGCCGTCATCGATCTCAACCTCACCGGCGTCTTTCTCTGCACTCGGGCTGTCAGTAAAATTATGCTGAAACAACGCAGCGGTCGCATTATTAACATCGCCTCCGTCTCCGGACAAATGGGCAATCCCGGTCAAGCCAACTACAGCGCCGCCAAAGCTGGAGTCATTGGGTTTACCAAAACCGTTGCCAAAGAAATTGCCAGTCGCGGAGTCACTGCCAACGCAGTCGCTCCCGGTTTTATTTCCACGGATATGACCAAAGATCTGGATGCAACGGATATCCTGAAATTTATCCCTCTCGGCCGTTACGGTCAACCGGAAGAAGTAGCCGGAATGGTGCGCTTCCTGGCTGCCGACCCCGCCGCCGCTTATATTACCGGTCAAGTCTTTAACGTTGATGGCGGCATGGTGATGGCTTAA
- a CDS encoding DUF4303 domain-containing protein: protein MVLNLNYDKIKELTYQATQTTFLKVKEEKSQEVLYVFSLDIGQYRRILPCYNTEEALIRSARKYILNEENYPMDNDSIGEVSRWIRWNPGDWEYLGFSADSDAFNEVNQILKDVPEKLMELEDMEFTFTCQILEDILLVVLSELDSEGLFGKGSIRNSIVLMLAELDTDVDKQLETLKRLNPPEVYERVREDLAWRDRGCL, encoded by the coding sequence ATGGTACTCAATCTGAACTATGATAAAATCAAAGAACTAACATATCAGGCGACTCAGACAACATTCCTGAAAGTCAAAGAAGAAAAATCACAAGAAGTACTGTATGTATTCTCACTTGATATAGGGCAATATCGTAGAATCCTTCCTTGTTATAATACTGAAGAGGCATTAATACGATCTGCAAGAAAATACATTCTAAATGAAGAAAATTATCCAATGGATAATGATTCTATAGGAGAGGTAAGTCGGTGGATTCGCTGGAATCCCGGTGATTGGGAATATTTAGGGTTCAGTGCGGATAGCGATGCGTTTAATGAAGTCAATCAGATCCTTAAGGATGTTCCTGAGAAACTAATGGAATTAGAAGATATGGAATTCACATTTACTTGCCAAATCTTAGAAGACATTCTGTTAGTTGTCTTATCCGAACTTGACTCAGAAGGACTATTTGGTAAAGGGAGTATCCGTAACTCTATCGTTCTGATGCTTGCGGAATTGGATACAGATGTAGATAAACAACTCGAAACTCTTAAAAGGCTCAATCCTCCTGAAGTGTATGAAAGGGTTAGAGAAGATCTAGCTTGGCGCGATCGAGGATGCTTGTAA
- a CDS encoding cytochrome c biogenesis protein, translated as MTSDNVPSDRTPIFRPLHWWKTQILPGLADLRLAIILLLAIALFSISGTVIEQGETLQFYQANYPESPALFGFLTWKVILTTGLNHVYSTWWFLTLLVWFGSSLTACTFTRQLPTLKAAKRWKYYDKPEQFQRLSLSSELNQGSNDRLEPILQKNGYLVFREGDKLYARKGIIGRIGPIIVHASMLLILAGSILGSVTGFMAQEMVPSGETFTIENIIEAGPFSRSQVPTDWSVKVNRFWIDYSPEGRIDQFYSDLSVLNNEGEEIKREEIHVNKPLRYRGITLYQTDWSVAAIKANINNSPIFYLPMKQLPLKTEGRLWGTWIPTKPDMTEGVAIITRDLQGTLLVYGNDGNLVGTVREGMSVEVNGVTLNLKEVVGATGLQIKADPGIPVVYAGFGLLMISTIMSYFSHSQIWALQQGDRFYLGGKTNRAQVTFERELFQVLEALKTTETPESETALSV; from the coding sequence ATGACTTCAGATAACGTACCGTCCGATCGCACTCCCATTTTTCGTCCCTTGCATTGGTGGAAAACACAAATATTGCCGGGACTCGCCGATTTACGATTAGCGATTATTTTGCTGTTGGCGATCGCACTTTTCAGTATTTCCGGTACGGTTATCGAACAGGGAGAGACCCTCCAATTCTATCAAGCCAACTATCCCGAAAGTCCCGCACTCTTCGGCTTCCTCACCTGGAAAGTTATCTTAACGACGGGATTAAACCACGTCTACAGTACTTGGTGGTTTCTGACTCTCTTAGTTTGGTTCGGCTCCAGTTTAACCGCTTGCACCTTCACTCGCCAGTTGCCAACTCTAAAAGCTGCCAAACGCTGGAAATATTACGACAAACCGGAACAGTTTCAGAGACTTTCTCTCAGTAGCGAACTGAACCAAGGATCGAACGATCGCCTAGAACCTATCTTACAAAAAAATGGCTATCTCGTTTTTCGTGAAGGCGATAAACTCTACGCCAGAAAAGGAATTATCGGTCGCATCGGCCCCATTATCGTTCATGCCAGTATGCTCCTCATTTTAGCCGGATCGATTTTAGGATCGGTGACCGGATTTATGGCGCAAGAAATGGTTCCCAGCGGCGAAACCTTCACGATTGAAAATATTATTGAAGCCGGACCGTTTTCGCGATCGCAAGTTCCCACAGATTGGTCGGTAAAAGTCAACCGCTTTTGGATCGACTACTCCCCAGAGGGCAGAATTGACCAATTTTATTCCGATTTATCCGTCCTCAATAATGAAGGTGAAGAAATAAAACGGGAAGAAATTCATGTTAATAAACCTTTGCGCTATCGCGGTATTACTTTATATCAAACAGATTGGTCAGTCGCCGCCATTAAAGCAAATATCAATAACTCCCCCATCTTTTATCTTCCCATGAAACAACTGCCCCTGAAAACCGAAGGAAGATTGTGGGGAACTTGGATTCCAACGAAACCGGATATGACTGAAGGAGTCGCCATAATTACCAGAGATTTACAAGGAACATTATTGGTTTATGGGAATGACGGAAACTTAGTCGGAACCGTGCGCGAAGGCATGTCCGTTGAAGTCAATGGAGTTACCTTAAATCTAAAAGAAGTGGTGGGTGCAACTGGCTTGCAAATTAAAGCCGATCCCGGTATTCCCGTCGTTTATGCCGGATTTGGATTGCTCATGATTAGCACGATAATGAGTTATTTCTCTCATTCACAAATTTGGGCGTTGCAACAGGGCGATCGCTTTTATTTGGGCGGAAAAACCAATCGCGCGCAAGTGACGTTTGAACGGGAATTATTCCAAGTCTTAGAAGCGTTGAAAACTACAGAAACTCCAGAAAGCGAAACTGCTTTATCAGTTTAA
- a CDS encoding cytochrome c biogenesis protein CcdA — protein sequence MLETIETQLYYIQQFADRLVDTQLDHLNPISIGLIFIAGLLTSLTPCMLSMLPLTVGYIGGSETETRWQAAIQSLWFAAGLATTLALLGLVAAIVGQVYGQVGIGLPIIVSIIAILMGLNLLEALPLQLPASGGTDWISPNFPTSLRSYLLGLTFGLVASPCSTPVLATLLAWISTTGNPLLGSGLLLAYTAGYVSPLVLAGTFTASIKKLLELRQWSGWITPTSGVLLVGFGVISLLFRLVPVS from the coding sequence ATGCTGGAAACTATAGAAACCCAACTTTATTATATCCAACAATTCGCCGATCGCCTGGTCGATACCCAACTCGACCATCTCAACCCCATCAGTATCGGTCTCATTTTTATCGCCGGATTGCTTACCAGCCTCACCCCCTGTATGCTCTCCATGCTCCCCCTCACCGTGGGATACATCGGTGGCTCTGAAACCGAAACCCGCTGGCAAGCTGCCATTCAGTCTCTCTGGTTTGCCGCTGGATTAGCTACTACCCTGGCGCTGTTGGGACTCGTCGCCGCGATCGTCGGGCAAGTCTACGGACAAGTTGGCATCGGATTACCCATTATTGTCAGTATTATTGCGATCCTGATGGGACTCAATCTCCTGGAAGCCTTACCCCTGCAACTGCCAGCATCCGGAGGAACAGACTGGATCTCCCCCAACTTCCCCACTAGCCTGCGCTCCTACCTGCTCGGACTCACCTTTGGCTTAGTCGCCTCTCCCTGTAGCACTCCCGTCTTAGCCACCCTCCTCGCCTGGATCTCCACCACCGGAAACCCCCTCCTCGGAAGCGGACTGCTCCTCGCCTACACTGCTGGCTACGTCTCTCCTCTCGTCTTAGCCGGAACCTTCACCGCCTCGATTAAAAAGCTTTTAGAATTACGACAGTGGTCGGGTTGGATAACGCCCACCAGTGGCGTATTATTAGTAGGATTTGGAGTGATTTCTCTCCTCTTCCGTCTCGTCCCCGTTAGCTAA
- a CDS encoding tetratricopeptide repeat protein, which yields MNHELHDGKQYGKQWSRGIFLSALLVLLGSQTAWGQSLEDLFRQAEAARREGDYQGAEQIWRQAIEQDPDNAPAYLGLGNRLRDLNKVEEAIAAYEKAIELDPNYAFAYVGLGNALRVQSQFESAKVQYETAIELNPNLPGVYWNLGNVLLELEEIEEAIAQFRIALKLKADSVPVYNDLAAALLARGSVEEAIATYQKAVDLDSRYGSTYTGLGAALGQNNQLPQAIEAYQRAIELNQFDRGAYVGLANIYAEQKNWQRAIEHYQTAAKLEPNYSVFFRLGYAWQQQENVEEAIAAYEEAIAQDPNGVLAHYNLQELRRSLALQSGSEPVNEENEVSASEEDIEPENDALSESIVRIITPIPEGVNIGTGWVVRRQENTALIVTNRDAIAHASSLENNAIQVEFLSPSTQTVRQRYGAKLIHITPEDSPTNVAILEVEGIPETIQPLATSTAAEPSMLSVIGHPFNANPWTTREVQLNSTSKPLTIEGNMAQGYAGSPVLNEEGAAIATVGKIGNPSTEDTMPLAPAIAERAIIYPMALIEQQLKAWGIDEQTTN from the coding sequence ATGAATCATGAATTACATGATGGCAAACAATACGGCAAACAATGGAGCCGAGGGATATTTCTGTCAGCATTACTGGTGCTGTTGGGGTCGCAGACGGCTTGGGGACAAAGTTTAGAAGATTTGTTTCGCCAAGCGGAAGCGGCACGACGGGAGGGAGATTATCAAGGAGCGGAGCAGATTTGGCGCCAGGCCATCGAGCAAGATCCGGATAATGCTCCGGCGTATTTGGGTTTGGGCAATCGTTTGCGCGATCTGAATAAGGTGGAGGAGGCGATCGCTGCTTATGAAAAAGCGATTGAATTGGATCCGAATTATGCTTTTGCTTATGTAGGTTTGGGGAATGCATTGCGAGTGCAAAGTCAGTTTGAGTCGGCGAAAGTTCAATACGAAACCGCGATTGAATTAAATCCTAATTTGCCGGGAGTATATTGGAATTTGGGGAATGTTTTGTTGGAGTTGGAGGAGATAGAAGAGGCGATCGCGCAATTTCGCATTGCTTTGAAATTAAAAGCCGATTCGGTTCCCGTATACAACGATCTGGCTGCTGCTTTACTCGCTCGAGGCAGCGTAGAAGAGGCGATCGCGACCTATCAAAAGGCGGTGGATCTCGATTCTCGTTATGGCTCGACTTACACCGGACTGGGAGCGGCCCTGGGGCAAAATAACCAACTTCCTCAAGCCATTGAAGCTTACCAACGAGCTATTGAGTTGAATCAATTCGATCGCGGGGCTTATGTGGGGTTAGCTAATATTTATGCAGAGCAGAAAAATTGGCAGCGGGCGATCGAACATTATCAAACGGCGGCGAAATTAGAGCCGAATTATTCCGTGTTTTTCCGCTTGGGTTATGCTTGGCAGCAGCAAGAGAATGTGGAGGAAGCGATCGCAGCCTATGAAGAGGCGATCGCGCAAGATCCGAATGGGGTACTCGCCCACTACAATTTGCAAGAATTACGGCGATCGCTAGCTCTACAATCGGGTTCCGAACCTGTAAATGAAGAAAATGAGGTTTCGGCATCGGAAGAAGATATAGAGCCGGAAAACGACGCACTATCGGAGAGTATTGTGCGGATTATTACGCCCATTCCTGAAGGTGTAAACATCGGGACGGGTTGGGTGGTTCGGCGCCAGGAAAATACAGCTTTAATTGTCACGAATCGCGATGCGATCGCCCATGCTTCTTCTTTAGAAAATAATGCCATTCAAGTCGAATTTCTCTCGCCTTCAACCCAAACGGTACGCCAGCGTTATGGTGCAAAATTAATCCATATTACTCCAGAAGATTCTCCAACAAATGTGGCGATTCTAGAAGTTGAGGGAATTCCAGAAACCATTCAACCCCTAGCCACGAGTACTGCTGCGGAACCCTCGATGCTCTCGGTTATCGGACATCCGTTTAATGCCAACCCTTGGACGACAAGAGAAGTACAACTGAATTCTACCTCTAAACCATTAACTATTGAGGGCAATATGGCTCAAGGATATGCGGGGAGTCCAGTCTTAAATGAAGAGGGTGCGGCGATCGCCACGGTGGGCAAAATTGGCAATCCTTCTACAGAAGATACTATGCCTTTGGCTCCGGCGATCGCGGAACGTGCCATTATCTATCCAATGGCATTAATCGAGCAGCAACTTAAAGCCTGGGGAATTGACGAACAGACTACCAATTAA
- a CDS encoding DUF4157 domain-containing protein: MRSFQRRKQRSQDNSSPQKSSPQFGPKVIHSVQRQTNRTRGISTQYSGNHHMPVGAGPAGILQPQRILGEPGNTVAPQVDNLSSSQSAFSDGIQRQTDEAGFFGDRPNPRLAGNPIHWGPMVAPPVASPMQRQVIQTKLTVGEPGDAHEQQADNVASQVVKTINQPQFGSSQGVQAKQEGERSLGIQQELGVQRNEEEDVDMKPLDSALQRNAEEDVDMKPLDSALQRNEEEDVDMKPLDSAVQRNEEEDVDMKPLDSALQRNAEEDVDMKPLDSALQRNEEEDVDMKPLDSALQRNAEEDVDMKPLDSALQRNAEEDVDMKPLDSALQRNEEEDVDMKPLDSALQRNEEEDVDMKPLDSALQRTGAGCDDEADMKPLDSAVQRNEEEAVDMKPEVGLQRNALGGGPTTPKFETQVRSAKGGGQALDSNLQTKMGEAMGADFSGVRVHTNPQSHQLSQAIQAKAFTTGQDVFFNRGQYQPSSHQGQELIAHELTHVVQQKGAAVQRKKKDSARG; this comes from the coding sequence ATGCGCTCCTTTCAACGCCGCAAACAACGTTCCCAAGACAACTCTAGTCCCCAAAAATCTTCGCCCCAATTCGGTCCCAAGGTCATTCATTCCGTGCAACGACAAACGAACAGGACTAGAGGGATATCCACTCAGTATAGCGGCAACCACCACATGCCAGTTGGGGCAGGTCCTGCCGGGATACTACAACCCCAGCGTATCCTGGGAGAACCGGGCAACACGGTAGCTCCGCAAGTCGATAATCTCAGTTCTTCCCAGTCTGCCTTTAGCGACGGTATCCAGAGACAAACAGATGAGGCTGGCTTCTTTGGCGATCGCCCCAATCCAAGATTAGCAGGCAATCCCATTCATTGGGGGCCGATGGTTGCTCCCCCAGTTGCGTCTCCGATGCAACGCCAAGTTATCCAAACCAAACTCACGGTGGGAGAACCGGGAGATGCCCACGAGCAACAAGCCGATAATGTTGCCAGTCAGGTGGTCAAAACGATTAATCAACCTCAGTTTGGCAGCAGTCAAGGAGTGCAGGCAAAACAAGAAGGCGAGAGGTCTCTGGGAATACAACAAGAGCTTGGAGTGCAGCGGAATGAGGAAGAGGATGTGGATATGAAGCCTCTCGACTCAGCCCTACAGCGGAATGCGGAAGAGGATGTGGATATGAAGCCTCTCGACTCAGCCCTACAGCGGAATGAGGAAGAGGATGTGGATATGAAACCTCTCGACTCAGCCGTGCAGCGGAATGAGGAAGAGGATGTGGATATGAAGCCTCTCGACTCAGCCCTACAGCGGAATGCGGAAGAGGATGTGGATATGAAACCTCTCGACTCAGCCCTACAGCGGAATGAGGAAGAGGATGTGGATATGAAACCTCTCGACTCAGCCCTACAGCGGAATGCGGAAGAGGATGTGGATATGAAGCCTCTTGACTCGGCCCTACAGCGGAATGCGGAAGAGGATGTGGATATGAAACCTCTCGACTCAGCCCTACAGCGGAATGAGGAAGAGGATGTGGATATGAAGCCTCTTGACTCGGCCCTACAGCGGAATGAGGAAGAGGATGTGGATATGAAGCCTCTCGACTCAGCTCTACAACGCACGGGCGCCGGTTGTGATGATGAAGCAGATATGAAACCTCTCGACTCAGCCGTGCAGCGGAATGAGGAAGAGGCTGTAGATATGAAGCCGGAAGTGGGACTCCAACGAAATGCTCTTGGAGGCGGCCCGACTACCCCAAAGTTTGAAACGCAAGTCAGATCGGCAAAAGGAGGCGGCCAAGCTTTAGATAGCAACCTGCAAACGAAAATGGGAGAAGCCATGGGGGCTGATTTTAGTGGCGTGAGAGTGCATACCAATCCTCAATCCCATCAGTTAAGTCAAGCCATACAAGCGAAGGCATTTACAACGGGGCAAGATGTCTTTTTTAACCGAGGGCAATATCAACCCTCGAGCCACCAGGGGCAAGAGTTGATCGCTCATGAGTTAACCCATGTGGTGCAGCAAAAAGGAGCTGCCGTGCAGCGGAAGAAGAAAGATTCTGCACGAGGCTAA
- a CDS encoding pentapeptide repeat-containing protein produces the protein MANPEHLAQLQQGIEPWNAWRKENPEIIPDLSGATLANGNFNRIDWSKSDLQNVDLSGTFLSGANLTEAILKNGLLSGTNLSDSILVKANLTGAILNQANLRRADLSYAILRRVNLSQSFLTQAKLSGANLFRGQLIGAFLNQVNFCQSNLIGVNLSQAFLNQANLTGAELFQANVERAFLSEALLCRANLSEANLYGADLSEANLREADLTEANVQDVNWKEAIVSQAEFRQTKGISSPMRTEFTQLGALFLN, from the coding sequence ATGGCAAATCCAGAACATTTAGCGCAACTTCAGCAAGGAATAGAGCCTTGGAATGCTTGGCGTAAGGAAAACCCCGAAATTATTCCCGATCTCAGTGGTGCAACATTAGCCAATGGCAACTTTAATCGTATTGATTGGAGTAAGAGCGACTTACAAAATGTGGATTTAAGCGGTACGTTTCTCAGTGGTGCGAATTTAACCGAGGCGATCTTAAAAAATGGACTATTAAGTGGAACTAATTTAAGCGACTCAATTTTAGTTAAGGCGAATTTAACTGGGGCTATTTTGAATCAGGCCAACCTGAGACGGGCCGATCTAAGTTATGCCATATTGCGACGAGTTAATTTAAGTCAGTCTTTTTTAACCCAAGCCAAGTTATCCGGAGCTAATTTATTTCGAGGTCAACTCATCGGTGCATTTCTCAATCAGGTTAATTTTTGCCAGTCTAACTTAATTGGGGTCAATTTAAGTCAGGCCTTTTTGAATCAAGCGAATTTAACGGGGGCTGAGTTATTTCAAGCCAATGTCGAACGAGCATTTCTGAGCGAAGCATTACTGTGTCGGGCCAATCTGTCCGAAGCTAATTTATACGGTGCGGATTTGAGCGAGGCTAATTTGCGCGAAGCCGATCTAACTGAGGCTAATGTGCAAGATGTGAACTGGAAGGAGGCAATTGTCTCGCAAGCGGAGTTTCGTCAGACGAAAGGCATTTCCTCCCCGATGCGGACTGAATTTACCCAACTTGGCGCTCTCTTTCTCAATTAG
- a CDS encoding beta-propeller domain-containing protein, translating to MANCPVCATEYIEGTTKLCKTCGWDLTPESIPDRVLQVLLQRERLRLAWAKGVWARARELASRVRLQSKLSEVSSQLELATQERSLLQSELSQVHAQLEAVSPAEIQAMLTDRSSDGATLVELEQERTRLQQELSQTRELLELAQEQIGLDGLDLLVEALQDPSPQVRRVAYLLLQRSGSTKAREAIEAFRLESYQLFSCVYTREHDEPIRTIAVDSQGKVIASGSNDQTIKLWDGETGELLRTLEGHTGSVLSAAISSDGEILASGSSDRSIKVWKISTGELLSTLAGYSGEVWTVAISPDNQMIAGGSEDKTIKLWNWQTGELISTLAGYAGGVRSIAISAQGDKIAGGSNDQTIKVWNLDRKELLYTLTGHSDRLRSVAISPDGERLASGSSDRTIRLWNLTTGEIEHTLSEHTAAVTAVTITADGKVLASASDDFTVRLWDLQTGNLLQTFDDHHNYVVAVAVSANGQTMVTGSFDRTVKIWRLVA from the coding sequence GTGGCTAATTGTCCTGTCTGTGCTACAGAATACATCGAAGGCACCACGAAACTATGTAAAACCTGTGGTTGGGATTTAACCCCCGAATCAATTCCCGATCGCGTTTTGCAGGTTTTGCTGCAACGGGAGCGCCTTCGTTTAGCTTGGGCTAAAGGGGTTTGGGCTAGGGCCCGAGAATTAGCCTCCCGAGTGAGGTTGCAGTCAAAACTGTCTGAGGTCAGTTCGCAGTTAGAATTAGCCACTCAAGAACGATCGCTCCTGCAATCGGAATTATCCCAAGTGCATGCGCAACTCGAAGCGGTGAGTCCGGCTGAGATTCAAGCCATGCTAACCGATCGCAGCAGCGACGGTGCAACTCTGGTGGAACTGGAACAAGAGAGAACTCGCTTGCAACAAGAGCTGAGTCAAACTCGGGAGTTATTGGAGTTAGCTCAAGAACAAATTGGCTTGGATGGGTTGGATTTGCTCGTTGAAGCCTTACAGGATCCTTCGCCTCAAGTTCGGCGAGTTGCTTATTTATTGTTGCAACGGAGCGGCTCGACTAAAGCTCGGGAAGCGATAGAAGCGTTTAGATTAGAGAGCTATCAGTTATTTTCTTGCGTTTATACCCGAGAACATGACGAACCGATACGCACGATCGCTGTTGACTCTCAAGGCAAAGTTATTGCCAGCGGCAGTAACGACCAAACGATTAAACTTTGGGATGGAGAAACGGGGGAATTGCTGCGCACTTTGGAAGGTCATACCGGTTCGGTGCTCTCCGCGGCCATATCTAGCGATGGGGAAATTTTAGCCAGTGGCAGTAGCGATCGCTCGATCAAAGTTTGGAAGATTAGTACGGGAGAGTTGCTCAGTACCTTGGCTGGATATTCTGGAGAAGTCTGGACGGTGGCTATTAGTCCGGATAACCAAATGATTGCTGGGGGTAGCGAAGATAAAACGATTAAGTTATGGAATTGGCAAACAGGGGAGTTAATCAGTACCTTAGCTGGATATGCTGGAGGGGTACGCTCGATCGCCATTAGCGCTCAAGGGGATAAAATTGCGGGAGGCAGCAACGACCAAACGATTAAGGTCTGGAATCTCGATCGCAAGGAACTCTTGTATACGTTAACCGGTCATAGCGATCGCTTGCGTTCTGTGGCCATAAGTCCGGATGGAGAGCGCTTAGCCAGTGGCAGTAGCGATCGCACGATTCGCTTATGGAATTTAACCACGGGCGAGATCGAACATACCTTATCGGAACATACGGCAGCGGTAACTGCAGTGACGATTACGGCAGATGGCAAAGTTCTAGCCAGTGCCAGCGATGATTTTACCGTTCGTTTATGGGATTTACAGACCGGAAACTTGCTACAGACCTTTGACGACCATCATAATTATGTCGTGGCCGTAGCAGTGAGTGCTAACGGTCAAACTATGGTGACTGGAAGTTTCGATCGCACCGTCAAAATTTGGCGGCTGGTGGCTTGA
- a CDS encoding methylmalonic aciduria and homocystinuria type D protein, whose translation MTMEISIHPPHDYLQQNLSELMPSCPTENVWTIIVLQQANLPLTEDLPGVPEEKDRLRDKFIGFVEAIGDRLQHLSDGQNPFTDGFDPRTGTPLHSTPGSLTHSDVTAVRTALGYDLIPGECAAISHPRWGTAVYPSVILSTAERENIERAIATLS comes from the coding sequence ATGACGATGGAAATCTCAATTCATCCTCCTCACGACTATCTGCAACAGAATCTATCCGAGTTAATGCCGAGTTGTCCGACAGAAAATGTTTGGACAATTATCGTGCTGCAACAAGCGAATCTTCCGCTGACAGAGGATTTACCTGGAGTGCCGGAAGAAAAAGACCGACTCAGAGATAAGTTTATCGGATTCGTTGAAGCGATCGGCGATCGCCTCCAGCATCTCTCAGACGGGCAAAATCCTTTCACAGATGGCTTTGACCCGCGTACGGGAACTCCTCTCCATTCTACCCCTGGAAGCCTCACTCACAGCGATGTAACAGCCGTCAGAACCGCTCTCGGATACGACCTCATCCCCGGCGAATGCGCTGCTATTAGCCATCCCCGCTGGGGAACCGCAGTCTATCCCAGTGTTATCCTATCAACAGCTGAGCGAGAGAACATTGAACGCGCGATCGCTACCTTGAGTTGA